One Primulina tabacum isolate GXHZ01 chromosome 10, ASM2559414v2, whole genome shotgun sequence DNA segment encodes these proteins:
- the LOC142505050 gene encoding uncharacterized protein LOC142505050 → MSNELQRRFEEAVNTAYIHLHLKELYFVRTRSERHATIKELMTTHLREGTLVHEHGVRMIELIAKLVRLDVVILSELSTDILLLSLPASFDGFVVNFNMNKLEATLKELVIGRSKRLRDSETFQRLENRARVDVTAI, encoded by the exons ATGTCGAATGAACTTCAAAGGAGGTTCGAGGAGGCGGTGAATACTGCTTACATTCACCTTCATCTGAAAGAATTGTATTTTGTACGAACTCGTTCAGAGAGACATGCTACTATTAAAGAACTCATGACTACACACTTGCGAGAGGGGACtttggtccatgagcatggtgttaggATGATTGAGCTCATCGCGAAGTTGGTGAGACTCGATGTGGTTATTCTTAGTGAACTCTCGACTGACATTCTCTTGCTGTCTTTGCCTGCCTCGTTCGATGGATTtgtggttaattttaatatgaacaagcttgagGCCACCCTTAAAGAATTG gtgattgGAAGAAGCAAGAGGCTTAGAGATAGTGAAACATTTCAAAGACTAGAAAATAGAGCAAGAGTTGATGTCACTGCCATTTGA